Below is a window of Gossypium hirsutum isolate 1008001.06 chromosome A12, Gossypium_hirsutum_v2.1, whole genome shotgun sequence DNA.
TATATTCTTAACAGTGACAAATTCACATGGCCAGCAAACATACAACCACAAAGGAACACTGTGGATAGCGATGTTTGATATCGAAATCGATAAGCTCCATGATATTCAGAATAAAAGAATCATGCCCCCATACTGTATGTATGTTCATCATATAAACGGCTTTCATAGTTTCATTTCCCTGTAACACACAATACACTGAATCTCCACCCTTTTACCATTCAATTCAATGAACCAAATCTATGATATAAATGCAACAACAGTGAAGTTATTTATGCTaaccaaaattttgcatttgtagGCCTAATCTGTTCCTCATTAATTATTCACTTAAGAACTCTAGCCCTCAAAATCTCGATTGCGGTACTTTCAATGGGAATCAATGCACCTTCCTTCAACAACAAAAACAAGAGATACAGGAGAAAACGAAGGGTCAGAAGGATTAAAAAAGAAAGACCCAAATTTCCTTGGTGTATATATAATCTCAACCTATACCCAGAATTtcacccccccaaaaaaaaaaccgtAATCATTTCAAAAAGTAAAAACCGAGTTACAATAATATCCATACCAGTGAACTAATCATTTCATCTACACCTCTTTCCACCCCTAGTCAGTGTGACAGAATTACATATAAAAGTAATTGAGTGTTCTAATGATCTACTCTTCTTTCAGCATATGAGAAGGTATAATGTCTTGAAGAAGGCCATGGTCTTTAAGCAAAGACTGCCCCGAGGTGCAAAGACGCCTCTCGTGAAGAAAACTCGAGTCAATGGAGGGACCATTATGACCAAAGTTCAAAGAAGACGAGCTATTGGCAAATGGATGTtgatgctgctgctgctgctgctgctgctggtAGTAGTAGTGAGACTGAGTATTCCTTTGCATTGGCACACTGAAAGCTGCTGCGGCTCCGGCGGAGATGCCGGAATTTATAGTAGAACCGACGAGATTCGGCCGAGGCATGAGTGGGCTGGGGTGAGTGTGTTGGCCTTCGTAAGTGGTGACCACAATGCTTGGGTCGGTAAAAGATCTCTCCACTCTCTTTTTCACATTACATGAGGTGCTGGTGCAACGATAATAACTCCTggggaaattaaaaaaaacttaacccATCAGCCAAATTTGTTGTCTGAAATTGGTGAAAAAGAGAATAAGGGGACAAAAATGGGTTAAAGTGTGAAAAGAAACATTGAAGTAAGTACCTAGGAAAAGGGCTGTTTTTAACAGCTTTTTGGCCGTACTTTCTCCATCTGTACCCATCTTCCAGATGATCAACCTCGCTCTTTGTCATGAACGCGAATCTCGGCTCTCTCTGTCTCTTCTGGTTTGTCTTCTTCACTTTCAACCTACACACCCAAAACCccatcataaacataaaaaacccATCTTTGTCTTGTGAGAAAAGGGGGTTAAACTTAAAAAAGAACAGAAAGAAAGTATACTCACTGTTTCTTGTTTTTTTGTtggtcatcttcttcttcttggtCGTCTTCTACTTTAACAGGTTCATCATTGATGGCTTCACTCGAAGCTGATGAAACCGAGGAAGAGTAAGGTGTAGCAGGCAGATTAAAACCCTGCTCAGGTGACTCCATCTTGGTCGAAACTGGAACTTGTTGAGCCACATCAAATGAAGGACAGGTAAAGTCTTGAACACCCAACAACTCCATAAACcctaatgaaaaattattattatcatcttcacTACATGAATCAAATACACTTTGTAATGGGAAACCATTGCCTGTGTAATCACAAAACGATGAGTTTGAGTTTCCCATTACATAGTCTTCCATTTTTAAAGCCTCTTTTCTCTCCATGAATGTATGCATATAGGTTCAACAAAAAAAGAACTAAGAGAAACTTTGTTTAGTCAGTTTTTGATCTGATTTTATAAGGGCAGGTGAAAGAGAAGAGTTTTAGGTTTAGAAGAAATGGAAGAGAGTATAGGGGAAAATGGCAAACAATATAAATAATGGATGACATATTATTATCATTACCGGAAATTGTAAGTCAAAATTATTGTACGGAGATTCTACAGTGCCGGTTTTCATTCAATGCATGTCGACTATCTTTCATTTCATACGTAGAATTTGACTGAGTTAACCGGTCCACAAGTGTGAACGCAGTTCCGTCTCCACGTGAAGATTCTTATGGCTGTAATTTGTAAAAAAGCACCAAAGTCCCCTGGTTTTTGGCCTTTTGGTGGCCTTGgttgtataaaatataaatatatatatcttggTTTAACTACAAAATTGGTTCCTAAATTATACTGCTTTTTTTCACTTGGATACCTAAATGTTTTTTAGTCATTAAGTGagaattaaaatatcaatttcgTCTAATTTTATCCAAAAGATGTATGATGTCCAATAAAGAAATGTCACACATGTCGCATCCTTATCGTGAGTCGAAATTAATAGTTTAGAACCACTTGAATTTTGCTAAAAAATACTTTCAATACCCAAGTGTGAAAATCCATATAATTTGGGGGTGAATATAGCATTTAAACCTTATGGCTTTTGATGTGTTGAGATTTTGAgcatctaaatttaaattttatcgaatgtatatttatacatatatgtggatatattttattttgattttaagtcTCATTATATACAAATTCTATTtgaatatattcaaattattcatgTATTCGTCTGTGGATTGTAATAATTCAGGAGTTTTGTATATGTTCAAAATCGTATGATGTGAAAGTAAGtatatttaataatttccataaaataaactGACATTCTTTTGGGTACGTGTATGTATTTCTATGGGGGTGTCAAAACCCTGAAAAacgaaaaatattattaaatgggTACAACGTGTATTAGAGAAAGTGAAACTCGTTTAAGAGGATAAGATAACGTATTGCATATAATATTAGTGtatttagtttaataattaattaataaagtgAAAGGGACCTAATTTGTCCTATAATCAAAATGGCACTACGTTGTATTATTGAAATAActacattataataaaatttatttttattcttacctTTAACATCAAACGTCATtcttccaaaataaataaataaataatcaaaggTCATttccttctttatacaaaataaatatatatatattttttttaattttgataagaGGAGGGAAATtggatttttatatttaaatcactttaatgataaatttgtattttaatttttttaaaaaaatttaaaattaatcttgatttctttaaatattttaaaaataataatttaatcttttaaaagttgtaaatttttacgttcattttaactcttttaaaatttaaaatttaaatttggtatccCAAAAGAAATTTTTAACTTCGTCCTAGTCTAGATCCAAAAATTTGCTAATACACGTTGTTTGCTAAGCTCATATAAATCGagtctaatatttttttttagatttaatcataaatttatcTCTATACTTTATCAAAACTGAAAATTTAGTTTCAATACAAACAACCATGaacttttcaatttttctaaaatacAAAAATGAAATCCTaacaatctaaaataaaaatacaaactccTCAATTTTATGGATAGATTCCATaacttaaaaaagaaattgaCTCATAACCCAATCCAACTCAATCTAAACACACCTCTAAAATATACCATGGATGATTATAAATAACCTAAACTAATAAGATTAAATGTGAAATGGCAGGgcataaaaattttgcataactGCCCTCAATCTTCACTGATTAAAGTGGGTGATAATGGCACAAACTTTAGATTTTGCCGGCGAAAATCCCAAGAAGAAAAAGGGCAATAAAGATTAAAGAAgggaggaagaagatgatgagAATTCTCTTTTGCTTTTGGCTTTAAGATTTTTAGGGATTGGTGtggtaatatataaaatataatgcaCGTGTGATGTAAAGCCATGAATTCGATCCCACCGCACGCTGACATAATTAGCGTGTAAGCTCAACTTACCTTTGCATGCCTCAATAATTCGATTCCTATCCTTTTTGGGTAAACCATTAATTTTACCTTCTTTTTTTTCACATACCATCTTTTGTTTTAGGAAATATGTGTTTAACCATGTTTGTTAAGTCAAATGATAAAAGAATTTGAGTGTAATTTCATGTTTTAGATAAAGAAAATGATTATGGGGAGTGttgcttttacttttattttttaatttggtgaGGCTGGAATTTGATAGTTGGATCTAAGAAACTTGGATTATATTAGATTATGGCTCATGCGTGATGtgagtgaaaaaaattatataaaaaatcagACGAGGTTTTAGTTGAAATAATATTGTTAATGCTACGATTAAACATGGCGGTGTAATTGGGTGGTTCACCTCATTGGATACAAGGCGAAGAGACACAATGGGAGTATTTAGGCTAAGATCGTGTTTTAGGTCAAGTTAGGAGTTGAAGAAAAAGAGGGAAAGAGAGAAGATAGAGAGAGCGTAGATGAATCCCCTTTTTAGTCAAAGCTAAGGGCTTATATACCTTTAGCTACAATCTCGAGACACCACGTGTTATGCCTCTATTAGTGAGTTTGGGGGAGGTGGCCAAGTGGTCTGCTATCATAGGTTTAGGTAGAGTGACGATTGAACATGTTTTCAATCACTTCAAATGGGATGTGGTAGTTGAGACCAACAGTGATAGTTAATAAGTGGAGTCTAGATGTACTCATATAAATGCTAAACATAGGAATGTCTGGAGGGTTTTGTCTAAGGAGTAACCGGGACCCTCATGAGGTGTAGATTTGAGGGGTTATCTCCTAATGGTGGATGTATAACATACATAATTAAGGTTTTACACACGGCAAAGCCAAAATTGTTAATAAGGGGGACGAGATAAATATATGTTCAAATGGGTCACGCTCAGCCTCTTTTAAGTATTTTTAAGTTCGAGATAATCTTGATtactaaaatttagaaaaaaaataaattaaattaaatgctcaatttgtataagatattataattatttaactttatttttacctaattaatatttagataccATTTATACCTAGATATTGCAATTACTAAACTTTActtttaccaaattaatatttaggtACTACTTTGtattaatttaccaaattaaaactaaaaatattactacatttatcataaaaattataaaagaaatccAATTAAAAAAACTTTGAGGGGCAACACAAATTTGCTTTTTTTAACACtaattataatatcaaaataaaaaaattttaaactttaacaaaattttcaaattttttttgggGGTGGGGCCGTTGCCAACcccctaaatttatttttgggtttacaGATCATGGTACATTAAGCTCAAATCATATTATATGCaggtattttatagattttgtataaaaagaaaaataaacctttaaattaacatttattattctgcaaaataatgacttttttaaccattttttaacTATATTGATGTCTAATTAACTCGTAATTCCAATCCATGCAAAGATTTCATGTATAAGAGTGTGGGTATATATGTACAAATAGAAGTATCCATAAGTTGAGCTAAGActtgatttttaaagaaaattagtAAGCTCGAACTATTTTATCCAAAAAAGTCTATATTACacttagaaaataataatatatattaatagttttataaacaaaaaaaattaaaaatcatttatttaaatttggaccaaattgaattaatctataaataaaattatttgtccAAGCTCGACTCAAATTTAATCAGGCCAACTTGACTAAGTGGACCACTTAGGCAAATCAACATCTCTCTATACAACACACTTAGGCAAATCAACATCTCTCTATACAACACACATCGTATTAAGAAGCAACACACTTAGGCAAATCAACATCTCTCTATACAACACACATCGTATTAATAAGCATAATTAGATTCTTTCTTTATTGGACCCCATGCACTTGATTAGATGAGATAAAGTGTAAATGATTAGAGGTGGACAAAActtgatttgattattttttttaaatttcgaattttgaattaatcgaatttagttattcaatttttttagtcAACTTGAATGATTCAAATAACAGATTAGTCTAAATACCGCTTTAGTCCCTGTCagttttgaaaataaacaaattagtctctctctcaacaaaaatttaaaaaattataaaaattccaaaatttataatttttaaaaattataaaaaattataaaaaatctaacattgacctaaataaattaattaacgatttaagtttatcatattaaagtatttttttcttcttattttgctttgaaaaactttcaaatagatatggtttcaaatttatatactttaacaTAGAATTAGAtatattgtaataatattttaatttgacatgtttaattttttaatttaactcgaacaatttcattTGATTTGACTTAATTAgaatttcatttcattcaactcgattcgaaaaattttcaaatcgagttaggataaTAAAACAGGACTCTTCAACTctaatttttttactcgatttgacCGAATACTCACCCCTACAATTCACATAAAATAGtaatataaaattacttatattttatctttatatttttttatataaaattacatcTTGAGAAGCAGCTgattttagaatatatatatatatataatataaaagaaggTAACTTTCAGTTGGAATAGTTATTTTAGTTCCAAaatgtttttttagttatatttaaaCTGACTCTCagttttatttaagttttaaatatgttttcttactatttttaattattatttaagttttaaatattaattttcctttgaatttttaaggaatttttaaaaaaatattttaaaaatttcttacAATGTTAATAAACCAAACCAATTTGTGCATCGCACGAGTAAAAAAATTAgttacattatatatatactgatattaaaatagacataaaaaaatggtgaaataaaattatatatattttaaatataatttaattgtgAATAAAAGTAAATAGGGATGAAGAATTGGTTAAGATGGAACACAAAATTAATGTGAACTGAAATTTTAAACATCAaccttttaccataaaattttcttaaataattagtttattattgcatgaaattcatCCTCAAATGCCCAAAATAGTACTCTAATCCACTTGTATCTTTCAATTAAAGATATGGTATAATTTAGGTTAGTATAATATAAACAATGTATTAATcaacttaattttaaataataaaaaatcattatcACAAACATAAACAAATACTAAATAATTAAGTAGGTATGTACGTTAATCAAGTTtcccatatttttttttattttgtttattaaaggAAGAGACAATAATTTAGTAGAAACAAGATTTGTCTTGCAAAATCCAAACCAAAGATTATAGAACCCCATAAATCAATGTTGActtcctcactttttcttttccttttttttaataaattatttttaaatttatattcgaAACAAACTAAATCTCAAGTGAAAATTAAAGTTAAACCTTAATAATATTACAATTAAGAGTGCTCAAATAGTAGTAAACTTGAGCTCAAACTTGATTGGTTGAGATCGGCTCGAAGCATAATGAAGCTATTTGATCTTGAGTTTTATTATGTTCATTTATCAATATTCATACTCAAATATCAACTCGagtttaattaagtttatttgtatttaAGCTTAAATTTTTTCATACTTCTAACTCTTCCTACATAATAAGAGTAAAAATCAGTGATGTTTGAATTAGATCGAACTAGCTGATTGGACTAGTTGGATCGGGGACCAGCCAAGGCACATGTTAAAAAAAGATACCGGACAGGTTGAACCGTGAATCGATCAAACCAACGATTGAACTATTAAaactaaatttcttttaatttttaattaaatcaatcaaactaaaaaccgataatttaatcaatttaattacagatataatttttaaaatattaagtaaaatataattttttttaatacatatatgaaTTAAACTTGCAAACCATTCAAATGGAATACTATAAAACTCGAACTTAGTCCACTTGAGTCGCTCAAATTCAAGCTCACGTTTAGCCACACTGTTCCCGTTTGTGGCGCGCAACCATTGGAACCTTTTGCCACGTTATCAGTCTCACACGTGTTATTTGGCTACGGGCTTTGCCTTTTTGGGACCCgcctttcctttaatttttttctttttgttctttttcggGGCACCGCCAGTGTTCCACGTGGTTGATCCAACGGCTGAGATTTCCCTGTAGATGATGACGAAGCACGTGCCTTAGATTGTGCCGTGAGTTTGGCGTTTTAGCCAAAAATATCTTCAATCACGTTATAAGATTTGAGATCATTTTAATTGGACCGTTTATTTATTTAGTTGAATTTAATATcacaaattaaatgtaaaatagattaaaatattattatattttaataaaaaggccatatctcttaaaattttataggataatatcacatttactacatatattttcatcaaaCGTTTCAATatgatatttgtattttaaaaatgtcCATTATGATACATAAACTATCAATATGCATTTTATTATGGTACCTAGTATTAATACCGTTAGCCAATGAATTACTAAATAGCCAATGAAAATTTGACAAAATGAATAATACAACATTAtgtgaaaaactaaataaaataaaaaattaaattaaaaaataaataactaaacatacggttaataaaaaaatactaaatttacaTAAACAAAAACGTTATCTTCTCCGTTCAAGTAAATGACCATCTtctctaaaaaaatttctatttgaaataatttttaattgattttcaaataatattttttattatcctCGAAAGTACACATACTTCCATGCAAGTTTAGCATTTActtcctttttcatttcatttatttatttatattttagttttaacGTAATACTATATTATTCATATGGAtttgatgatttgaaaaaaaaaaattccatgtCGAATTTTTATTGGTTGGTTTAGCAATTCACTAACTATGTTAGCACCAGGtactataataatatatatattgatagttTAGATACTACATCAGACATTTCCAAAATACAAGTATCACATTGAACATTTCATGAAAGTACAAGTGTCAATCGACACATATTGATACTTGAGTTTAACACATATCAATAGCTCATGTACCACATtagacaaaagttatatattttggtacatAAAGATAACAGTGTTAATTGCTAATATCATTACATTTGAACTTTTTCaagattttgttaatagaataactTTTGTGTTAACTGTGAAATTGTTTAATTtgtgaaatatattaaaatagatgtaatttaatttggattttagtgtagatttgataaaaattaattgctaatattattagttaatcatgaattttcatcaaatcaactctaaaacctgaattaaatattaaaagttaacactgctatttttaaatataaaaaagtataacTTTTGTTAATTGCAtgtaacacattaaaaaaaatgtcaaactcaaatatgcaattttttttattataaaaaaccattaagtttataaaataattaattacaaaatattcTATTTTACTTGTAATATTTCTCACTCATATgtcaattttttttccataaaattccATAGCGAAAAGACTTGTTTATTAATACTAAAAGTTtggaattattttttatatacaaatttggagggaaaatgaataattgaaaGCTTAAATTCTGATTTTTAACGTCAACATACAACAAtattatcaatttaaataatttttaagcttaaaaaattgggtttaaatcgattgagtcttagttcgaaTGGTATGAGTATTGTTATTAATGTAAAAGAATGTAGATTTGAGTGTGTTGAAACACATCATCTTTCTTTTACGAGTTGAGGAGGAATTATAGGTAATTCTAGACattaattctataaaaaaataaatatcatcaaaacttataatataattattaaaaaaacttgatttgaaatgcttttttgaaaataaaaataataaatttagaaaataataaactATAGTAGAAGAAAATTATGTACTAGTTTTGGGACCGGTTTTATTGGTACCAAAAGCTTAAAACGGATAACCAATAGAGTGTACGTGTAGTGACATTGATTAAtgtgatatatgaaataataattcATGTAAGAGAAACCATCATACATTGATTAACCAATAATTAGACCAGAGTTGCTTAGGCCCTTTGGGTTAACTGTCGTGACGTGCTGGAATTTTTTATTTCGTAATTATGGtaattaattttatcaaaaaataaatagattGTCTGTCTAAAGAGGGCTAGTGAAGATGATTTTCACCGGATGATAACTTATTAGAATTGTAGTTAAATAATTTGTGTAAATTATGGtattttttatgtgaatttattttagatttgttcaattttttacaAGAATACATCTTTATTTAGGTGGGGATAATACGTgtcaattggtttttttttttcaaaaggacAAATGTGAGgatattttttattgatgaaaCAAATAATATCGCAGTCCCACAATCCTCAAGTAAATTGTATCAATTGTTTCTGGTAGAATAACAACATGGGGGATAGAGATGACAACAACAATCCTATTATTTGGTATGAGAGTTTGATTTCAACCCCCAATTTGGCATCtgaaaatttatagttttcatTTAATACTTGATTTTCTTTGTTATAGTTAATTACGTTAGTttagttttaatgtttaatttagcacttgattttttttattgtccCAATTAAGtgttatgttttttattattagagTATACATGTCAAATATTTATAAGGCCACGTAATACCATTTGATTTGGGTATCAAAACAAACATTGAAACAAATGATATACTAACccaatattaaatataaaaattaataaaaataagggTAAATTATACAAATGGCCACCTAGCTATGTTCGCATTCCTCTTTTGTTCACTcagctttaaaattttcaatttagacacTAAACTTTATATtcattcctattttggtcaccaaTCATTAAATTGACAACCAAAACACTTTTTCtaattagtataataacacatttagtcctcaatatttacatatttcatcaaattgatcctaattctaaatatttcaataaatttaacttttcacatttacaatttctatcaatttgatcctcaaccttcctcaatttttaaacatggagATATTCCAcatatataaaattgtaaatttcaaaaaaaaaaaaaaattctccaaCCGTGCAGATACAACATACTTGTAATATAAATATTTGACATCACATAATGCCATGTCCATTTCTCCATCACTCAacttttcaatataaataaaaaagatatgaatattaaattaaagattattATTGACTTTAGTATctgcaaagtaaaataaaaaaaataattatataaatatatttaataaaataaaaaaagtaaacatgCGATATTTTTTAAATCCCactttaaaaaaactaatttttatattAGCATATTTGACAAAATTggagaatttattttttttcgaagttttataaatttataaatatgaaatatctttattttaaaattttaaaaattttaattaagaaatttgagagtaaaaacaataaaatttataaatacgaaaggttaaatatatcaaattatttataactaagattttgtgtttttgtttgtttctagaaataaaatgtttatggaaaaataaaaaaggtgggATTGTAGTCTTTTTGTGTATGCGGCTTTGGAATATTTTGGAGTTTGCTTTCGGTACACGCtctaaaaatttttgttttttttactccTTGGTTAATTATTTGGCtaattgtaaaattaacccaaaactttaatataattttaaattattataatatattactaATTGACTGGTGTTTCCTTGTTGGACACGTTTGGGAGCTCAAGAaagatacaaaaaaataaaaataaaaaattataggcCAATAAATAAATATTCCAACAATTCtctttgtaaattattttttttaaaaaaagttgttttgttttgttatgCCAAGTCGCCATCTTCCATTACCAGCCTACTTTTTGGACACGAAGCCCAATAGTTGACTGCATTCACTATTCAAACTCTACCCTACTtactctttaattatttttaagagtttttttttataaagagaacttaattaatttattcaatgaaAGAGATTGTATAATTTAAAgggaaataataaatattcattgTAAGTGGTGAAGTACAAGCTCCATCAATACAACAAAGGTTTCAACCTCACTATCAATAGAATATTATGGCACGTTAACACTTAGCTCTGTCACAACTCAAACACAACATATCTAGAGTGATTGTAAACACTTAATATAATAAGGAAATCAACTCCAGATGGTCCAAGGCGGtaggtataaattaaaaaaaagaaccgAGCAtccaccaaactagagaggacaATGACAAAACTAGCCCTAAAATCACTTGCAAAAACAAGATTACATGCATAAGTAAGACAAAAAAATACACTATAAGTGtagacaaatttttttaaaaatgaagacTTACTAAACAAtgggaaaacaaacaaaaaaatatataaaacttaagacaatacGGGTCCAAACTGactcattaaattatttattattctgaaatactctcaaaataaaaacaaattaagcaGCCAACGAAGGGTTACCCACTTTCTAAAAAAAACTGTCGGTGGTCGATGGTGTTTCAGCGATGATAGGCATCGTCAtctgtccatcacaacttgtgaatACGATAAAGATATCAATAAAATAGATATGCAAATTGAAAAGGGAATAGACacatgaagaaaaagaaaaaaagagagggtTGATGGACAGGAGAAAAAGGCGGGCAGTAGCTAGTACCGTCGCTGAGTAAAACAAAAAGATAAAGAAGCAAACGACTtgagcaaagaaaaagaaatttttttataaaatttt
It encodes the following:
- the LOC107951301 gene encoding WRKY transcription factor 23, with the protein product MHTFMERKEALKMEDYVMGNSNSSFCDYTGNGFPLQSVFDSCSEDDNNNFSLGFMELLGVQDFTCPSFDVAQQVPVSTKMESPEQGFNLPATPYSSSVSSASSEAINDEPVKVEDDQEEEDDQQKNKKQLKVKKTNQKRQREPRFAFMTKSEVDHLEDGYRWRKYGQKAVKNSPFPRSYYRCTSTSCNVKKRVERSFTDPSIVVTTYEGQHTHPSPLMPRPNLVGSTINSGISAGAAAAFSVPMQRNTQSHYYYQQQQQQQQHQHPFANSSSSLNFGHNGPSIDSSFLHERRLCTSGQSLLKDHGLLQDIIPSHMLKEE